CTGGTTCAAGTACTCCCACGATCAGGATATTTTTGCCGCCCTCCATGAGGTGGATCGGGGAAAGGATATGCCTTTTGACGATGTGCTGGATCTAGCACTGGAGCTGGATGGACAGTTGGTTGAGCTCTACGAGGAAATGATGGAGCGAAGTACCTCCACCGAGGTGAAAGATATCTTCAACAGTCTGCTGCTGCAGGAGATGAAAGAAAAGCAGACCCTGGTTCGCAACGCCCTGGGTCTGATGGATATTTGACGAGACGGCACTGATCTACTCCATGACACCAGGTGAAATCCACCCCATGAAAATCATTCAGATACGGCGCGGGCTCGATATCCCGTTTGTCGGACAACCTGAGCAGCATATCAACAACGGATCCTCCGTAAAGCGCGTGGCTCTTTTGGGGCCCGACTATCCCGGTCTCAAGCCGACCATGGAAGTGGCCGAAGGAGACCAGGTGCGGATCGGTCAGACCCTCTTCACCGACAAGCGTTGTCCCGAGGTGCGCTTCACCGCGCCGGGCGCCGGGCGGGTGACGGCGATCCACCGGGGCCCCAAGCGGGTGCTGCTGGCCGTGGAGATCGCTCTGGAAGGTGACGCGGCGGAAACCTTTCCGAACTACCCGGAAAATCGCCTGTCGCAGCTCTCGCGCCAGCAGGTCGTCGACAACCTGTTGCAGTCGGGCCTGTGGACGGCCCTGCGCCGCCGCCCCTTCGACCGCGTGCCCGACCCGGCGGAAATGCCTGCGGCCCTCTTGGTCACCGCCATGGCCAGCGATCCCCTGGCCGCCGACCCGGCAGTGGTTCTCGGCGAGCAGCGGGACAATTTCCACCACGGCCTGCGCGTGCTCAGCCATTTGTGCGAAGGCCCGCGCTACCTTTGCCAGGCTCCGGGGCTGGAGCTGCCCGAGGTGGACACCTTCGAGGCGGTCGCTTTTGCCGGGCCCCATCCGGCCGGGCTGGTTGGCACGCATATTCACCATCTGCACCCGGTGACCGTTGATCGCCCCGTCTGGCACATCGACTACCAGGATGTCATTGCTATCGGCCATCTCTTTGTACGCGGGAAGCTGCGGCTGGAGCGGGTCATTGCCCTGGGGGGAGAAGGCATGCGCAAGCCGCGTCTGCTGCGTACCCGTCTGGGTGCGCATCTGGGCGACCTGCTGCGGGACGAACTGGCCGAAGGGACACAGCGGCTGCTGTCCGGATCGCCCCTGAGCGGTCATGCCGCCCGCGGTCCCCTCGGCTTTCTCGGCCGCTATCATCTGCAGGCCTGCGCGTTGCCCGAAGCGCCGGATACCCCCGTCTCGCTCAGCTGGCTGCGGCCGGGATTCGGCTCCTGGTCGGTGCGCAATCTCTTTGCCGGCGGGCTGGCCCGGCGGCGGCCGCACGGCTTCACCACGGCGCGGGGCGGGGAGGGGCGGGCCATCTATTCCATCGGCACCTATGAGCAGGTGCTGCCGCTGGATGTTTCCGCCACCTATCTACTGCGGGCGCTGGCGGCGGGGGACAGTGAAGACGCGCGGGCGCTCGGCTGCCTCGATCTGGCCGAGGAGGATCTGGCCCTGTGCAGTTTTGTCTGCCCGGGGAAAAACGATTTCGGATCGCTGCTGCGCAACGTTCTTGATGACATTGAGAAGGAGGGGTGATGGCCGCGGACCGGCTTGCTCCCATTAAACGTGCTCTGGCTGGTGTCTGGCGCACCAGGCCTGGGAAAACGGCGAACGCCCCGCATGTGCGCGACGCCCTGAACCTCAAACGCATTCTGCTGGCGGTGGTTGTGGCTCTGCTTCCCTGCGTTTTTTTCGGCCTGTGGAACAGCGGCTATCAGATGCACCGGGCCATGCAGGCCGAAGGGCTCGCCCGCCTCGAAGGCTGGCGACAGGGGGTCTTTTCCCTCTTCGGCATCGGCCACGATCCTGCCTACCTGGGGGACAACCTGCTGCTGGGGACTCTTTATTTCGTACCGCTGCTGCTGGTCTGCTGGCTCATGGCCTTTTGCTGGGAGGCCCTCTTTGCTTCGGTGCGTCAGCTGGAGATCAATGAGGGCTGGGGGGTTACCGGCCTGCTGCTGGCCCTGATCCTGCCGCCGGCCCTCCCTTTGTGGCAGGCCGCCCTGGGGGTGAGCTTCGGCATCGTGTTGGGCAAAGAGATTTTCGGCGGTACGGGCCGCAATTTCATGAATCCGGCCCTGACGGCCTATGCCTTTCTCTTCTTCGCCTATCCGGGGCAGTTTTCCAGTAGTAATTCCTACGTGCCCATCGACGGGGTGACCGCGGCCACACCGCTGGCTCTGGCCGCCGAAGGCGGGCTGCTCGAAGTGCAGCAGGGCTGGAGCTGGCTGCAGGCTTTTATCGGCACTATTCCGGGGGCCCCCGGCGAGACTTCGGCCCTCGCCTGTCTGATCGGCGCCGCCATCCTGCTCTTTACCGGCGTCGCTTCCTGGCGCACCATGCTGGCGGTGCTGGTGGGTGCCGTTGGTCTTTCGTCGCTTCTCTATGCCGTCGGCAGCGAAGGCAACCTGCTCTTTTCCGTGCCACCACACTGGCACCTGGTGCTGGGCAGCCTCGCCTTCGGCCTGGTGTTTATGGCCACCGATCCGGTTTCTTCGGCCCTGACCGATACGGGTAAATGGTTTTACGGGCTGC
The sequence above is a segment of the Desulfuromonas sp. KJ2020 genome. Coding sequences within it:
- a CDS encoding Na(+)-translocating NADH-quinone reductase subunit A, which encodes MIQIRRGLDIPFVGQPEQHINNGSSVKRVALLGPDYPGLKPTMEVAEGDQVRIGQTLFTDKRCPEVRFTAPGAGRVTAIHRGPKRVLLAVEIALEGDAAETFPNYPENRLSQLSRQQVVDNLLQSGLWTALRRRPFDRVPDPAEMPAALLVTAMASDPLAADPAVVLGEQRDNFHHGLRVLSHLCEGPRYLCQAPGLELPEVDTFEAVAFAGPHPAGLVGTHIHHLHPVTVDRPVWHIDYQDVIAIGHLFVRGKLRLERVIALGGEGMRKPRLLRTRLGAHLGDLLRDELAEGTQRLLSGSPLSGHAARGPLGFLGRYHLQACALPEAPDTPVSLSWLRPGFGSWSVRNLFAGGLARRRPHGFTTARGGEGRAIYSIGTYEQVLPLDVSATYLLRALAAGDSEDARALGCLDLAEEDLALCSFVCPGKNDFGSLLRNVLDDIEKEG
- a CDS encoding NADH:ubiquinone reductase (Na(+)-transporting) subunit B; amino-acid sequence: MAADRLAPIKRALAGVWRTRPGKTANAPHVRDALNLKRILLAVVVALLPCVFFGLWNSGYQMHRAMQAEGLARLEGWRQGVFSLFGIGHDPAYLGDNLLLGTLYFVPLLLVCWLMAFCWEALFASVRQLEINEGWGVTGLLLALILPPALPLWQAALGVSFGIVLGKEIFGGTGRNFMNPALTAYAFLFFAYPGQFSSSNSYVPIDGVTAATPLALAAEGGLLEVQQGWSWLQAFIGTIPGAPGETSALACLIGAAILLFTGVASWRTMLAVLVGAVGLSSLLYAVGSEGNLLFSVPPHWHLVLGSLAFGLVFMATDPVSSALTDTGKWFYGLLVGAMLILIRVLNPAFPEGTMLAILFGNVLAPLIDRFVLKAQMRRRRMRYGQ